The proteins below come from a single Necator americanus strain Aroian chromosome V, whole genome shotgun sequence genomic window:
- a CDS encoding hypothetical protein (NECATOR_CHRV.G20245.T1) — MCMTFIFISDDPNSKYQLIILNNRDESLDRPTLELDWRDGILSGIDIQDPARGTWFGTNRSGKVGILLSITQPASTKRKGCPSRGAIAKDFLATSNSTAQYFEELSNKAHLYNGFQFLALNRNDRDTYEMRSLTNMYVDDVKTRKWPPGTYVWGNSPPEKPFLKVTEGRKLFEKLVSSLNNGTKVEEIIKRLLEIATNDVKHCPDPQIALQTGMPLEKYQYFCSIMVEFPLDLLRYGTRSHSILIVSKEGDATFYEKRMATPPQGDRPAEWAEKTVTFHLEQMRN, encoded by the exons ATGTGTATGACATTCATATTTATAAGCGATGATCCTAACTCGAAATATCAACTGATTATTCTCAATAATAGGGATGAGTCCCTAGACAGACCTACGCTTGAACTCGATTGGCGAGACGGCATTCTTAGCG GAATTGATATCCAAGATCCCGCAAGGGGGACATGGTTCGGCACGAACAGATCGGGTAAAGTTGGAATTCTACTGTCAATTACACAGCCAGCTTCTACGAAGAGAAAAGGATGTCCTAGCAGAG GTGCTATCGCTAAGGATTTTCTTGCGACATCGAACTCGACCGCACAATACTTCGAAGAACTATCGAACAAAGCTCATCTTTACAATGGTTTTCAGTTTTTGGCTTTGAATAG GAACGATCGTGACACTTATGAGATGCGTTCATTAACCAATATGTATGTTGATGATGTTAAGACCAGAAAATGGCCTCCAG gcaCATACGTATGGGGAAACAGTCCTCCTGAGAAGCCGTTCCTGAAGGTCACCGAAGGTAgaaaacttttcgaaaaactTGTTTCATCACTAAATAATGGGACCAAAGTCGAGGAGATTATCAAGCGATTGTTGGAAATCGCTACGAACGACGTGAA GCATTGCCCAGATCCACAAATTGCCTTACAAACCGGGATGCCTCTGGAAAAATACCAATACTTCTGTTCGATAATGGTGGAATTCCCCTTGGATTTGTTGCGATACGGGACGAGATCTCACAGCATACTGATAGTCAGCAAAGAAGGCGATGCGACCTTCTATGAGAAACGAATGGCGACACCACCACAAGGAGATCGACCCGCCGAATGGGCGGAGAAAACGGTGACTTTCCATTTAGAGCAGATGAGGAACTGA
- a CDS encoding hypothetical protein (NECATOR_CHRV.G20246.T1), which produces MEISLWKIYTALNGLMTSITIFYHVFILSDRLTSACVISRCKETKCMENVTASAPSQIKGQLTGGLAFLAVSRIRALTETA; this is translated from the exons ATGGAAATCTCACTTTGGAAGATCTACACCGCTCTAAACGGTCTTATGACATCGATAACGATATT CTATCACGTGTTCATACTTTCCGATCGACTGACATCAGCTTGTGTTATCAGCCGATGTAAGGAGACAAAGTGCATGGAAAATGTGACAGCCAGCGCACCTTCGCAAATCAAAGGTCAACTTACTGGTGGACTCGCATTCCTTGCTGTGTCCAGAATTAGGGCTCTAACCGAGACCGCATAA